The genomic window ATCTGGAAAAGCAGTTCTCCGGTTCGGGCGAAACCCTCTCGGCCCTCGCCGAACCCGAGCCCTCGGTGCCCGAATACAGGCACCCGCGCAAGAACTGGCGCCTGAAGCAGGGCGCCACGCCGCAGTGGTACAAGGCCCGCAACGGCGTGCGCACCAAGGCGCTCTCGGGTGCCGCCCGCGTTGCTCGTTTCCGTCCCCACAAGATCAACTAGCGGCTTTTACAACCGCGTTCCTCGTGCGCCGCACGCCGGCCGAAGCCACGCTTTCTCCTGCTCTTTTTTCCTTCCAATGGCCGATTCCGACAACAAGAACAAAGACGCAGAAGACGAATTGGCGGGCACCGAACAGCCGTTCGTGCAGCATCTGGTCGAACTCCGCGACCGCCTGCTCTATTGCGTCTACGGCCTGGTGGTCGCGGGCGTGCTGCTGGCCATCTGGCCGGGTCCGGGCGGGCTGATCGACCTCATCGCCATGCCCATCCGCGCGCACATGCCGCCGGACGCCAAGCTCATTGCCATCGGTGTGTTCTCGCCATTCTTCGTGCCGCTCAAGGTGCTGATGATGACGGCCGTGCTGCTGGCATTGCCCTGGCTCATGTACCAGGCGTGGATGTTCATTGCACCCGGCCTCTACAGCCATGAAAAGCGCTTTGCGCTGCCGCTGATCTTCTTCGGCAGCCTGCTGGCCTATACGGGCATCGGCTTCGTTCAGTTCTTCGTGCTGGACAAGATGTTCAGCTTCATCCAGAAGTTCACGCCCGCGGCGGTGGCGGCCACGCCCGACATCTCGTCGTACGTGGAGGCCATTCTCTCGCTGTACATCGCGTTCGGGGTTGCGTTCCAGGTGCCCATCGTCGTGATGCTGCTGGTGCGCTTCGAAATGGTCACCATCGAAAAGCTGCGCTCTTTCCGCGGCTACTTCATTGTGGTGGCCTTCGTCATAGCCGCGGTGCTCACCCCGCCCGACGTGGTGTCGCAGCTCGCGCTGGCGGTGCCGATGTGCCTGCTCTACGAAGTCGGCATCATCGGTGCGCGCTACTTTGCAACGGGCACCAAGAAGCCGTCCGAAGAGGAGGAAAGCGCCGATTCCTCGGCGTCTTCCTGATCGAGCGGCCGCTGCCCCGGCTCCCGCTCCCGCTTGCCCGATTATTCGGGCTGGTTGGGCACCTGCCGCACAGGGCTCTTGGGCCGCAGGCCCGGCGTCACGTCCAGTTCCATCTTGTCGGTCCCGCGCTGCAGCGCAAAGCGTGCGGTGCTGCCCGGCTTCAGGCCGGCCACGGCGGTCAGCAGGGCCTGTACGTTGTCGGTCTTCTTCTCGCCGACCGAAGTGATCACGTCGCCTGGGCGAATGCCGGCCTTGGCCGCGGGTCCGTTCTGGAGCACGCCGGTGATGATGACGCCGGTATCCGCCTTCACGCCGAAGGTTTCGGCCAGTTCGGGCGAGAGCTCGTTCGGCTCGACGCCGATCCAGCCGCGGCGCACCTGGCCTTCCTTCACGATGCCTTCGAGCACGATCTTCGCCATGGATACCGGAATGGCGAAGCCGATGCCCATGCTGCCGCCCGAGCGCGAATAGATAGCCGTGTTGACGCCCTGCAGGTTGCCGTTGACGTCGATCAGCGCCCCGCCCGAATTGCCGGGGTTGATGGCCGCGTCGGTCTGGATGAAGTTCTCGAAGTTGTTGATGCCGAGCTGGTTGCGCCCCAGCGCCGAGACGATGCCGCTGGTCACCGTCTGGCCCACGCCGAACGGGTTGCCGATGGCCAGCACCTGGTCGCCCACCTGAAGCTCGTCCGAGTTGCCCAGCACGATGGCGGGCAGCTTGTCCATTTCGATCTTGAGCACGGCAAGATCGGTGTCCGGATCGGTGCCGATCACCTTGGCGCGCGTGTGACGGCTGTCGTTGAGCGTGATCTCGATTTCGTCGGCGCCTTCGACCACGTGGTTGTTGGTGAGGATGTAGCCCTCGGAGCTCACGATCACGCCGCTGCCCAGGCCGACCTGGGGCTGGTCGCCCTGGTCGCCGAAGAAAAACCGAAACCACGGGTCGTTGCTGCGCGGATGGCGCTGCGCCGCCTTGCTGGTGTTGATGCTCACCACCGCTGGAGAAGCCTTCTTGGCCGCCGCGCTCAGGCTGCCGGCGGGGGCCACCGCAGGCGCACCGGCTGGTGCCTCGATGATCGAGACCACGCCGCCGAGCGAGGTGGAGCGCCGGTTGATCCACTCGGGCTTGAGGGTCGCAACAACAAAGTAGGCCGCCAGGAGGACGGTCACGGCTTGGGCAAAGAGCAGCCAGGTGCGTTTCATGAAGTTTGTGAGCGGGTAAGCACGCCGTCCGGTGCGGCGCTACAGGGTCGATTGTCCCTCAACCCTTGGCTGCCGGAAAACCGCGCCGCCCGGTCGAGATTGGCCAAGGCTTCGGGCGCCAACAAGGGATAACCCTTAGCATCGCGAAGCGAGCCCACACGGCTCCCGACTCCGGCCTTCCGCCACGCCCATCCGGCGCACGCGGCCAGGTGTTTCGCCAGCGCGCTGCCTTTCCGCTTTCAATCCCTGGCGGTCCTGCGTGCGGCAACGACTTCCCTGCCAGCCATGACTTCTCAAGCCCTTTCCCCGGACGGCGCCCGGCCGGTTCCGGCCCGCACGCTCGACTCCCGCGACTACA from Variovorax paradoxus includes these protein-coding regions:
- the tatC gene encoding twin-arginine translocase subunit TatC, with translation MADSDNKNKDAEDELAGTEQPFVQHLVELRDRLLYCVYGLVVAGVLLAIWPGPGGLIDLIAMPIRAHMPPDAKLIAIGVFSPFFVPLKVLMMTAVLLALPWLMYQAWMFIAPGLYSHEKRFALPLIFFGSLLAYTGIGFVQFFVLDKMFSFIQKFTPAAVAATPDISSYVEAILSLYIAFGVAFQVPIVVMLLVRFEMVTIEKLRSFRGYFIVVAFVIAAVLTPPDVVSQLALAVPMCLLYEVGIIGARYFATGTKKPSEEEESADSSASS
- a CDS encoding S1C family serine protease, yielding MKRTWLLFAQAVTVLLAAYFVVATLKPEWINRRSTSLGGVVSIIEAPAGAPAVAPAGSLSAAAKKASPAVVSINTSKAAQRHPRSNDPWFRFFFGDQGDQPQVGLGSGVIVSSEGYILTNNHVVEGADEIEITLNDSRHTRAKVIGTDPDTDLAVLKIEMDKLPAIVLGNSDELQVGDQVLAIGNPFGVGQTVTSGIVSALGRNQLGINNFENFIQTDAAINPGNSGGALIDVNGNLQGVNTAIYSRSGGSMGIGFAIPVSMAKIVLEGIVKEGQVRRGWIGVEPNELSPELAETFGVKADTGVIITGVLQNGPAAKAGIRPGDVITSVGEKKTDNVQALLTAVAGLKPGSTARFALQRGTDKMELDVTPGLRPKSPVRQVPNQPE